A genome region from Prinia subflava isolate CZ2003 ecotype Zambia chromosome 12, Cam_Psub_1.2, whole genome shotgun sequence includes the following:
- the UBAC1 gene encoding ubiquitin-associated domain-containing protein 1 isoform X1, which yields MFVQEEKIFTGKVLRLHVCTMEGAEWLEEVPEDTTVEKLKERCLKHCVPGSLEDPKTVTHHKLIHATSEKVLTDTKTVLEENIQDRDVLLLVKKRAPTLLPKMADVVAEEKRKQEQKAPDKDAILKATANLPARSVDRTVTHHNMRDFPFLQFQTELRKILVSLIEVAQKLLALNPDAVELFKKANAMLDEDEEDRVDEIALRQLTEMGFPESRAVKALRLNHMSVTQAMEWLIEHADDPAVDAPLPGQAPAEAPAEAAASSAEAAAGPSPEEGGEEAKDELTEIFKKIRRKREFRPDPRAVIALMEMGFDEKEVVDALRVNNNQQNAACEWLLGDRKPSPEDLDKGIDTNSPLFQAILENPVVQLGLTNPKTLLAFEDMLENPLNSTQWMNDPETGPVMLQISRIFQTLNRT from the exons ATGTTCGTGCAGGAGGAGAAGATCTTCACGGGGAAGGTGCTGAGGCTCCATGTGTGCACCATGGAGGGTGCCGAGTGGCTGGAGGAGGTGCCCGAGGACACCACGGTGGAGAAGCTCAAGGAGCGGTGCCTGAAGCAC TGTGTTCCTGGCAGCTTGGAGGATCCCAAAACTGTGACACATCATAAGCTGATCCATGCTACTTCTGAGAAGGTGCTGACAGACACAAAAACAGTGTTGGAGGAGAACATTCAGGACAGAG atgtgctgctgctggtcaAGAAGCGCGCGCCGACGCTGCTGCCCAAGATGGCAGATGTGGTtgcagaggagaag aggaagcaggagcagaaggCTCCTGACAAGGATGCCATCCTCAAAGCCACTGCCAACCTGCCCGCCCGCAGCGTGGACCGCACCGTGACCCACCACAACATGAGGGAT TTTCCTTTCTTGCAGTTCCAGACAGAGCTCCGGAAGATTTTAGTGTCTCTCATAGAAGTTGCACAGAAATTGCTGGCACTGAACCCTGATGCAGTTGAACTGTTTAAGAAGGCAAATG ccatgctggatgaggatgaggaggacaGGGTGGACGAGATCGCGCTGCGCCAGCTCACCGAGATGGGCttcccagagagcagagctgtcaaAGCCCTGCGCCTGAACCA CATGTCGGTGACCCAGGCCATGGAGTGGCTGATAGAACATGCTGATGACCCTGCTGTGGATGCTCCTCTGCCAGGCCAGGCTCCTGCAGAAGCCCCAGCtgaagctgctgcctcctctgctgaggcagctgcaggtcCCAGCCCGGAGGAGGGCGGGGAAGAGGCCAAGGATGAGCTGACGGAAATCTTCAAGAAGATCCGGAGGAAAAGAGAGTTTCGTCCTGACCCACGG GCTGTCATTGCCCTGATGGAGATGGGATTTGATGAAAAGGAAGTGGTGGATGCACTCAGAGTGAACAACAACCAGCAAAACGCAGCT TGTGAGTGGCTGCTGGGAGACAGAAAACCTTCTCCAGAGGACTTAGATAAGGGCATTGACACCAACAGCCCTCTCTTCCAAGCCATCTTAGAAAACCCAGTGGTACAATTAGGGCTCACCAACCCTAAAACTCTACTAG CCTTCGAGGATATGCTTGAAAACCCCTTGAACAGCACTCAGTGGATGAATGATCCCGAGACGGGGCCGGTGATGTTACAGATCTCGCGAATCTTCCAGACGCTGAACCGCACGTAG
- the UBAC1 gene encoding ubiquitin-associated domain-containing protein 1 isoform X2, with protein MFVQEEKIFTGKVLRLHVCTMEGAEWLEEVPEDTTVEKLKERCLKHCVPGSLEDPKTVTHHKLIHATSEKVLTDTKTVLEENIQDRDVLLLVKKRAPTLLPKMADVVAEEKRKQEQKAPDKDAILKATANLPARSVDRTVTHHNMRDFQTELRKILVSLIEVAQKLLALNPDAVELFKKANAMLDEDEEDRVDEIALRQLTEMGFPESRAVKALRLNHMSVTQAMEWLIEHADDPAVDAPLPGQAPAEAPAEAAASSAEAAAGPSPEEGGEEAKDELTEIFKKIRRKREFRPDPRAVIALMEMGFDEKEVVDALRVNNNQQNAACEWLLGDRKPSPEDLDKGIDTNSPLFQAILENPVVQLGLTNPKTLLAFEDMLENPLNSTQWMNDPETGPVMLQISRIFQTLNRT; from the exons ATGTTCGTGCAGGAGGAGAAGATCTTCACGGGGAAGGTGCTGAGGCTCCATGTGTGCACCATGGAGGGTGCCGAGTGGCTGGAGGAGGTGCCCGAGGACACCACGGTGGAGAAGCTCAAGGAGCGGTGCCTGAAGCAC TGTGTTCCTGGCAGCTTGGAGGATCCCAAAACTGTGACACATCATAAGCTGATCCATGCTACTTCTGAGAAGGTGCTGACAGACACAAAAACAGTGTTGGAGGAGAACATTCAGGACAGAG atgtgctgctgctggtcaAGAAGCGCGCGCCGACGCTGCTGCCCAAGATGGCAGATGTGGTtgcagaggagaag aggaagcaggagcagaaggCTCCTGACAAGGATGCCATCCTCAAAGCCACTGCCAACCTGCCCGCCCGCAGCGTGGACCGCACCGTGACCCACCACAACATGAGGGAT TTCCAGACAGAGCTCCGGAAGATTTTAGTGTCTCTCATAGAAGTTGCACAGAAATTGCTGGCACTGAACCCTGATGCAGTTGAACTGTTTAAGAAGGCAAATG ccatgctggatgaggatgaggaggacaGGGTGGACGAGATCGCGCTGCGCCAGCTCACCGAGATGGGCttcccagagagcagagctgtcaaAGCCCTGCGCCTGAACCA CATGTCGGTGACCCAGGCCATGGAGTGGCTGATAGAACATGCTGATGACCCTGCTGTGGATGCTCCTCTGCCAGGCCAGGCTCCTGCAGAAGCCCCAGCtgaagctgctgcctcctctgctgaggcagctgcaggtcCCAGCCCGGAGGAGGGCGGGGAAGAGGCCAAGGATGAGCTGACGGAAATCTTCAAGAAGATCCGGAGGAAAAGAGAGTTTCGTCCTGACCCACGG GCTGTCATTGCCCTGATGGAGATGGGATTTGATGAAAAGGAAGTGGTGGATGCACTCAGAGTGAACAACAACCAGCAAAACGCAGCT TGTGAGTGGCTGCTGGGAGACAGAAAACCTTCTCCAGAGGACTTAGATAAGGGCATTGACACCAACAGCCCTCTCTTCCAAGCCATCTTAGAAAACCCAGTGGTACAATTAGGGCTCACCAACCCTAAAACTCTACTAG CCTTCGAGGATATGCTTGAAAACCCCTTGAACAGCACTCAGTGGATGAATGATCCCGAGACGGGGCCGGTGATGTTACAGATCTCGCGAATCTTCCAGACGCTGAACCGCACGTAG